A stretch of Prunus dulcis chromosome 6, ALMONDv2, whole genome shotgun sequence DNA encodes these proteins:
- the LOC117632316 gene encoding uncharacterized protein LOC117632316, producing the protein MAVRSVLGKLGRSRFIPDNGRHIMVGSSPTVCSSPHHPFDYYGVVHDRNKADQKSNPFLLGSLMKEPLYRHLDFGGLGPARFAIEELRKKRNIQLQSVRVLRVLARKHVGLPRYDSYYDLLLEAVDADVMRYFEVTVSLSSRDDLWLEDFCLLVDNKKPIRLYYHLDNFFDASAKAREQLSFGMRKGNLSLLPPSALPHLSYTNPGHKEETTAPKRRGRTNACEAAKHFGPAPGVPQKYTKPYVRSKRRKFKKARGKRNNEGFRG; encoded by the exons ATGGCTGTTCGTTCTGTGCTTGGAAAGCTGGGTAGGAGTAGATTTATTCCCGACAATGGAAGACATATCATGGTTGGGAGTTCTCCTACTGTTTGTTCCTCTCCTCATCACCCTTTTGATTATTATGGGGTCGTCCATGATCGAAACAAAGCGGATCAAAAAAGCAACCCTTTTCTTCTTGGATCTCTTATGAAAGAG CCACTTTATCGTCATTTGGATTTTGGAGGACTAGGACCTGCTCGTTTCGCCATCGAAGAGTTGAGGAAGAAAagg AATATCCAACTGCAGTCTGTGAGAGTGTTGAGGGTGTTAGCAAGGAAACATGTTGGCTTGCCACGATATGATTCTTACTATGATCTACTGCTGGAGGCAGTTGATGCCGATGTGATGAGATATTTCGAAGTAACAGTGTCACTTAGTTCCAGGGATGACTTGTGGTTGGAAGACTTTTGTCTTCTCGTTGATAATAAAAAACCTATAAGATTATATTATCACCTAG ACAACTTTTTTGATGCATCTGCTAAGGCTCGAGAGCAGTTATCATTTGGTATGCGAAAAGGAAACCTCTCTCTGCTGCCTCCCTCAGCCCTCCCTCATCTCTCATACACAAACCCGGGACACAAAGAGGAAACCACTGCTCCAAAACGCAG AGGTCGAACGAATGCATGTGAAGCGGCGAAACACTTCGGTCCAGCCCCCGGTGTACCTCAAAAGTACACCAAACCTTATGTCCGGTCAAAGAGAAGGAAGTTTAAGAAGGCTAGAGGAAAGAGGAACAATGAGGGCTTTAGAGGTTGA
- the LOC117632317 gene encoding uncharacterized protein LOC117632317 has translation MTTAIRSVVGKLGSKYSSCCHSKGRAVANMVRVGDFQIRSSVVSNYNIDRDVLFSISKPPPSYGYSSRHPFLFGNHHKKALPVLQYFKSPGGFGGGHRVAPYSMDNPNTIALAIFAVKEYNKEKNAKLQLVRVLRAWYRCTGGSISYFFTMEAVYKGVVKVYQALVFVRSRERELRLFGLLNVDNGSLLKLIVKGPTRSYEGLSAYIDPWHVKKKIPRKTSRNCLEEEILSTLLHMSPL, from the exons ATGACAACAGCTATTCGGTCTGTGGTTGGAAAGTTGGGGAGTAAATACTCTTCATGTTGTCACAGCAAAGGAAGAGCAGTAGCAAACATGGTTAGGGTTGGGGACTTTCAAATTAGGAGCTCAGTAGTCAGCAACTACAATATTGACCGTGATGtcttgttttcaatttcaaagcCGCCTCCTTCTTATGGTTATTCCTCTCGccatccttttctttttggtaacCACCATAAGAAAGCTCTGCCAGTTCTGCAGTATTTTAAGTCGCCCGGT GGATTCGGAGGTGGTCATCGTGTAGCTCCTTATTCTATGGATAATCCCAATACCATAGCTCTTGCCATTTTCGCTGTGAAAGAGTACAACAAGGAAAAG AATGCCAAACTGCAGCTTGTGAGAGTTTTGAGGGCATGGTACAGATGTACTGGTGGTTCGatctcatatttttttacaatggaGGCAGTTTATAAGGGTGTGGTTAAAGTTTACCAAGCATTGGTTTTTGTACGTAGCCGCGAAAGGGAGCTAAGATTGTTTGGTCTTCTTAATGTTGATAACGGGAGTTTGTTAAAACTAATTGTTAAAGGACCTACAAGATCTTATGAAGGACTATCTGCGTACATAG ACCCATGGCACGTCAAGAAGAAGATTCCAAGAAAGACAAGCAGAAATTGTCTTGAGGAAGAGATACTAAGCACCTTACTGCACATGTCACCTCTCTGA